From Puntigrus tetrazona isolate hp1 chromosome 8, ASM1883169v1, whole genome shotgun sequence, the proteins below share one genomic window:
- the aak1a gene encoding AP2-associated protein kinase 1 isoform X7 produces MKKFFDARREMASSGPASGAAAGGGAGSGAFIGRVFSIGRYQVTVEETVAEGGFAIVFLVRTHQGVRCALKRMYVNNEHDLQVCKREIQIMRDLVGNKNIVGFMDSSITAVGSGDVWEVLILMDFCRGGQVVNLMNQHLQTGFREPEVLQIFCDTCEAVARLHQCKTPIIHRDLKVENILLHDRGHYVLCDFGSAINRSQNPQTEGVAAVEEEIKKYTTLSYRAPEMVNLYGGKVITSKADIWALGCLLYKLCYFTLPFGESQVAICDGSFTIPDNSRYSHDMHCLIRYMLEPDPDMRPDIYQVSYLAFKLARKECPVQNIHNSIIPTKLPEPIRASEAVAKKSQNKARLTDPIPTTETSIAPRQRPKAGQAQPIAGILPIQPALTPRKKANAPAGHGQPIGVNMASQSQVPVAQHQATPTPMQATPSPPQTTPQHAQLFVQQQNTAFFTAQQSVGGSRGVHKVGSLTPPSSPKTAPKGGHRRILSDVTHSTIFGVPVSKSTQLLQAAAAEANLNKSKSASTTPSGSPCSSQQSVYQSGDASGPSVGAPASWNPFGDDNFSKLTAEELLNKDFAKLDANTAERSCPENLISGLQSTSSNKGFLQGGEKLIEGLKSPEPSSSLILPDLPLNDPFSPADCSHAGMDSLIPGLDPLQTDPGSAALPESLVGRDSLLDGPLLSHPSTGGLILASSPSSLPTPSTDHFTSSALSSGQFHQATDPALQALSGFQSSETGDQSSDNQFDPIPVLISKGSSQEPRSVSDGYGSHLEGGDQEDPAEEGCLHSSDEEDGEKEGGRSQVSGEETPSLDCSGSRPLLQDSDDDDDQSPASSRNLQMSSQSEGPSLAPQSRSSQGTDASADVFSKAPFGIGQDQDVDVFANAPFPRLPAQPQQPDIFLQAPFGRKKEASGKVYTNPAAQPRFLHPHPGSSLDQSILGQVSPLPFRPQALSKYSRHYEDPVNTDTDHSLASDGTSADPFVSAPFHLKGRLDKR; encoded by the exons GTGGTTTCGCTATCGTGTTTCTGGTGAGGACCCATCAGGGCGTCCGTTGCGCGCTCAAGAGAATGTATGTCAACAATGAACATGACCTTCAAGTATGCAAGAGGGAAATTCAGATTATG AGGGACCTCGTGGGTAACAAAAACATCGTTGGGTTTATGGACTCCAGCATCACGGCAGTAGGTTCAGGAGACGTTTGGGAAGTTCTCATATTGATGGACTTCTGTCGAG GTGGGCAGGTTGTGAACCTGATGAACCAGCACCTGCAGACTGGATTCAGAGAGCCGGAGGTGCTGCAGATCTTCTGTGACACGTGTGAAGCCGTCGCTCGGCTACATCAGTGCAAAACTCCCATCATCCACCGGGACCTTAAA gtGGAGAACATCTTGCTGCATGACAGAGGACATTATGTCTTATGTGATTTTGGCAGCGCTATCAACCGCTCCCAGAATCCACAAACAGAAGGTGTGGCGGCTGTAGAAGAAGAAATCAAGAA GTACACTACTCTTTCATACCGGGCCCCAGAAATGGTCAATCTATATGGAGGCAAAGTTATCACTAGTAAAGCAGATATATGG GCTCTGGGCTGCTTGTTGTACAAGTTGTGTTATTTCACATTGCCGTTTGGAGAGAGTCAGGTGGCCATCTGTGACGGCAGCTTTACCATCCCAGACAACTCCCGCTACTCACACGACATGCACTGTCTCATCC GTTATATGCTGGAGCCAGACCCTGACATGAGACCAGATATCTACCAGGTGTCATACTTGGCCTTTAAACTGGCGCGGAAAGAGTGCCCAGTACAGAATATCCAC AATTCAATAATTCCAACAAAACTCccggagccaatcagagcgagTGAAGCCGTGGCCAAGAAGAGTCAAAACAAAGCCCG GCTCACTGATCCAATCCCTACAACCGAGACGTCCATAGCACCACGGCAGCGGCCCAAGGCTGGCCAAGCTCAACCCATCGCAGGCATCCTGCCCATCCAGCCAGCCCTCACTCCTCGTAAAAAAGCCAACGCACCTGCAGGACACGGCCAGCCAATCG GTGTTAACATGGCTTCCCAATCACAGGTTCCTGTCGCTCAGCATCAAGCCACGCCCACTCCAATGCAGGCCACTCCCTCTCCACCCCAGACCACACCCCAACATGCACAACTTTTTGTGCAGCAGCAAAACACAGCCTTCTTTACTGCTCAACAG TCTGTTGGCGGAAGTCGTGGAGTGCATAAAGTCGGCTCCTTGACTCCACCCTCTTCTCCCAAGACCGCCCCAAAAGGAGGCCACAGACGAATTCTGAGTGATGTCACACACAGCACCATATTTGGAGTTCCTGTGAGCAAGTCCACTCAACTGCTTCAAGCTGCTGCTGCAGAGGCCAACCTCAACAAGTCCAA GTCAGCTAGCACCACTCCTTCTGGTTCCCCATGTTCATCACAGCAGAGTGTTTATCAGTCAGGGGATGCTTCGGGACCCTCGGTTGGAGCCCCTGCATCCTGGAACCCCTTCGGCGATGACAATTTCTCTAAACTCACAGCGGAAGAGCTACTCAACAAGGACTTTGCCAAACTGGATG CTAACACAGCCGAGAGATCCTGCCCTGAAAATCTGATTTCTGGGTTGCAGTCCACGTCTTCAAATAAAGGCTTTCTCCAGGGAGGAG AGAAGTTGATCGAGGGTTTGAAGTCTCCAGAGCCCTCTTCCTCCCTGATTCTCCCTGACCTTCCCTTGAATGACCCCTTCAGCCCTGCAGACTGTAGTCATG CTGGGATGGATTCTCTAATCCCTGGTCTGGATCCTCTACAGACTGATCCTGGGTCAGCTGCACTACCAG AATCTTTGGTTGGACGGGATTCTCTCTTGGACGGGCCTCTCCTCTCCCACCCCTCCACTGGGGGTCTGATACTGGCCTCTTCCCCCTCGTCTCTCCCCACACCATCTACGGACCACTTTACCTCTTCTGCTTTGAGTAGCGGACAGTTCCACCAGG CCACTGATCCAGCTCTCCAGGCTCTCTCAGGCTTCCAGTCCTCTGAGACTGGGGACCAAAGCTCCGATAACCAGTTTGACCCAATTCCAGTGCTTATCTCCAAAGGCTCCAGCCAAG AACCCAGAAGCGTGAGCGATGGATACGGATCACATTTGGAGGGAGGTGACCAGGAGGACCCTGCGGAGGAGGGCTGTCTTCATTCCAGCGACGAAGAAGATGGAGAAAAAGAAGGAGGGAGGTCACAGGTGAGCGGCGAAGAAACGCCAAGTCTGGACTGCAGTGGCTCCAGGCCGCTACTTCAAGACTCGGACGACGATGACGACCAAAGTCCGGCGTCTTCCAGAAACCTCCAGATGTCTTCCCAATCCGAGGGACCCTCGCTGGCTCCTCAGAGCCGCTCTTCACAAGGCACGGATGCAAGCGCCGACGTCTTCTCCAAAGCTCCGTTTGGAATCGGACAGGACCAAGACGTGGATGTGTTCGCCAATGCGCCGTTTCCTCGTCTTCCGGCTCAGCCTCAGCAGCCCGATATTTTCCTCCAGGCGCCCTTTGGTAGAAAGAAGGAGGCTTCTGGGAAGGTTTACACCAATCCGGCGGCCCAGCCGAGATTTTTACACCCCCATCCAGGTTCTTCTCTTGACCAGAGCATCCTCGGCCAAGTGAGCCCCCTGCCCTTTCGACCCCAGGCACTTTCTAAGTATTCCAGACACTACGAAGACCCTGTGAACACGGACACTGACCACAGCCTGGCGTCTGATGGGACGTCCGCTGACCCCTTCGTCTCGGCACCCTTCCATCTTAAGGGCCGTCTCGATAAACGCTGA
- the aak1a gene encoding AP2-associated protein kinase 1 isoform X6, producing MDSSITAVGSGDVWEVLILMDFCRGGQVVNLMNQHLQTGFREPEVLQIFCDTCEAVARLHQCKTPIIHRDLKVENILLHDRGHYVLCDFGSAINRSQNPQTEGVAAVEEEIKKYTTLSYRAPEMVNLYGGKVITSKADIWALGCLLYKLCYFTLPFGESQVAICDGSFTIPDNSRYSHDMHCLIRYMLEPDPDMRPDIYQVSYLAFKLARKECPVQNIHNSIIPTKLPEPIRASEAVAKKSQNKARLTDPIPTTETSIAPRQRPKAGQAQPIAGILPIQPALTPRKKANAPAGHGQPIGVNMASQSQVPVAQHQATPTPMQATPSPPQTTPQHAQLFVQQQNTAFFTAQQQQHSTQTSVLPAQTVASSSTPVSTQSKPKNRAPPPPIHHPQTNRLALSSAPQTKTKATAPVPPTECSRSNSIDGDITATLSAQPKTKAMAPPPPTSHASTLPPPKTTSAPSADSEVDPEQRSVGGSRGVHKVGSLTPPSSPKTAPKGGHRRILSDVTHSTIFGVPVSKSTQLLQAAAAEANLNKSKSASTTPSGSPCSSQQSVYQSGDASGPSVGAPASWNPFGDDNFSKLTAEELLNKDFAKLDANTAERSCPENLISGLQSTSSNKGFLQGGEKLIEGLKSPEPSSSLILPDLPLNDPFSPADCSHAGMDSLIPGLDPLQTDPGSAALPESLVGRDSLLDGPLLSHPSTGGLILASSPSSLPTPSTDHFTSSALSSGQFHQATDPALQALSGFQSSETGDQSSDNQFDPIPVLISKGSSQEPRSVSDGYGSHLEGGDQEDPAEEGCLHSSDEEDGEKEGGRSQVSGEETPSLDCSGSRPLLQDSDDDDDQSPASSRNLQMSSQSEGPSLAPQSRSSQGTDASADVFSKAPFGIGQDQDVDVFANAPFPRLPAQPQQPDIFLQAPFGRKKEASGKVYTNPAAQPRFLHPHPGSSLDQSILGQVSPLPFRPQALSKYSRHYEDPVNTDTDHSLASDGTSADPFVSAPFHLKGRLDKR from the exons ATGGACTCCAGCATCACGGCAGTAGGTTCAGGAGACGTTTGGGAAGTTCTCATATTGATGGACTTCTGTCGAG GTGGGCAGGTTGTGAACCTGATGAACCAGCACCTGCAGACTGGATTCAGAGAGCCGGAGGTGCTGCAGATCTTCTGTGACACGTGTGAAGCCGTCGCTCGGCTACATCAGTGCAAAACTCCCATCATCCACCGGGACCTTAAA gtGGAGAACATCTTGCTGCATGACAGAGGACATTATGTCTTATGTGATTTTGGCAGCGCTATCAACCGCTCCCAGAATCCACAAACAGAAGGTGTGGCGGCTGTAGAAGAAGAAATCAAGAA GTACACTACTCTTTCATACCGGGCCCCAGAAATGGTCAATCTATATGGAGGCAAAGTTATCACTAGTAAAGCAGATATATGG GCTCTGGGCTGCTTGTTGTACAAGTTGTGTTATTTCACATTGCCGTTTGGAGAGAGTCAGGTGGCCATCTGTGACGGCAGCTTTACCATCCCAGACAACTCCCGCTACTCACACGACATGCACTGTCTCATCC GTTATATGCTGGAGCCAGACCCTGACATGAGACCAGATATCTACCAGGTGTCATACTTGGCCTTTAAACTGGCGCGGAAAGAGTGCCCAGTACAGAATATCCAC AATTCAATAATTCCAACAAAACTCccggagccaatcagagcgagTGAAGCCGTGGCCAAGAAGAGTCAAAACAAAGCCCG GCTCACTGATCCAATCCCTACAACCGAGACGTCCATAGCACCACGGCAGCGGCCCAAGGCTGGCCAAGCTCAACCCATCGCAGGCATCCTGCCCATCCAGCCAGCCCTCACTCCTCGTAAAAAAGCCAACGCACCTGCAGGACACGGCCAGCCAATCG GTGTTAACATGGCTTCCCAATCACAGGTTCCTGTCGCTCAGCATCAAGCCACGCCCACTCCAATGCAGGCCACTCCCTCTCCACCCCAGACCACACCCCAACATGCACAACTTTTTGTGCAGCAGCAAAACACAGCCTTCTTTACTGCTCAACAG CAGCAGCACTCAACGCAGACCTCTGTCTTACCTGCTCAAACGGTTGCATCATCCTCCACCCCTGTTTCTACACAGTCTAAGCCTAAGAACAGGGCACCCCCTCCGCCCATACACCACCCTCAAACCAACCGTCTCGCATTATCATCAGCCCCACAGACAAAAACCAAAGCAACGGCCCCGGTCCCGCCTACAGAGTGCTCACGTAGTAACAGTATAGATGGCGATATCACTGCGACCTTGTCTGCCCAACCTAAAACCAAAGCTATGGCACCTCCACCCCCCACATCACACGCCTCCACCCTCCCTCCACCTAAAACCACCTCAGCACCATCCGCTGACTCTGAAGTGGACCCAGAGCAGAGG TCTGTTGGCGGAAGTCGTGGAGTGCATAAAGTCGGCTCCTTGACTCCACCCTCTTCTCCCAAGACCGCCCCAAAAGGAGGCCACAGACGAATTCTGAGTGATGTCACACACAGCACCATATTTGGAGTTCCTGTGAGCAAGTCCACTCAACTGCTTCAAGCTGCTGCTGCAGAGGCCAACCTCAACAAGTCCAA GTCAGCTAGCACCACTCCTTCTGGTTCCCCATGTTCATCACAGCAGAGTGTTTATCAGTCAGGGGATGCTTCGGGACCCTCGGTTGGAGCCCCTGCATCCTGGAACCCCTTCGGCGATGACAATTTCTCTAAACTCACAGCGGAAGAGCTACTCAACAAGGACTTTGCCAAACTGGATG CTAACACAGCCGAGAGATCCTGCCCTGAAAATCTGATTTCTGGGTTGCAGTCCACGTCTTCAAATAAAGGCTTTCTCCAGGGAGGAG AGAAGTTGATCGAGGGTTTGAAGTCTCCAGAGCCCTCTTCCTCCCTGATTCTCCCTGACCTTCCCTTGAATGACCCCTTCAGCCCTGCAGACTGTAGTCATG CTGGGATGGATTCTCTAATCCCTGGTCTGGATCCTCTACAGACTGATCCTGGGTCAGCTGCACTACCAG AATCTTTGGTTGGACGGGATTCTCTCTTGGACGGGCCTCTCCTCTCCCACCCCTCCACTGGGGGTCTGATACTGGCCTCTTCCCCCTCGTCTCTCCCCACACCATCTACGGACCACTTTACCTCTTCTGCTTTGAGTAGCGGACAGTTCCACCAGG CCACTGATCCAGCTCTCCAGGCTCTCTCAGGCTTCCAGTCCTCTGAGACTGGGGACCAAAGCTCCGATAACCAGTTTGACCCAATTCCAGTGCTTATCTCCAAAGGCTCCAGCCAAG AACCCAGAAGCGTGAGCGATGGATACGGATCACATTTGGAGGGAGGTGACCAGGAGGACCCTGCGGAGGAGGGCTGTCTTCATTCCAGCGACGAAGAAGATGGAGAAAAAGAAGGAGGGAGGTCACAGGTGAGCGGCGAAGAAACGCCAAGTCTGGACTGCAGTGGCTCCAGGCCGCTACTTCAAGACTCGGACGACGATGACGACCAAAGTCCGGCGTCTTCCAGAAACCTCCAGATGTCTTCCCAATCCGAGGGACCCTCGCTGGCTCCTCAGAGCCGCTCTTCACAAGGCACGGATGCAAGCGCCGACGTCTTCTCCAAAGCTCCGTTTGGAATCGGACAGGACCAAGACGTGGATGTGTTCGCCAATGCGCCGTTTCCTCGTCTTCCGGCTCAGCCTCAGCAGCCCGATATTTTCCTCCAGGCGCCCTTTGGTAGAAAGAAGGAGGCTTCTGGGAAGGTTTACACCAATCCGGCGGCCCAGCCGAGATTTTTACACCCCCATCCAGGTTCTTCTCTTGACCAGAGCATCCTCGGCCAAGTGAGCCCCCTGCCCTTTCGACCCCAGGCACTTTCTAAGTATTCCAGACACTACGAAGACCCTGTGAACACGGACACTGACCACAGCCTGGCGTCTGATGGGACGTCCGCTGACCCCTTCGTCTCGGCACCCTTCCATCTTAAGGGCCGTCTCGATAAACGCTGA
- the aak1a gene encoding AP2-associated protein kinase 1 isoform X2, producing the protein MKKFFDARREMASSGPASGAAAGGGAGSGAFIGRVFSIGRYQVTVEETVAEGGFAIVFLVRTHQGVRCALKRMYVNNEHDLQVCKREIQIMRDLVGNKNIVGFMDSSITAVGSGDVWEVLILMDFCRGGQVVNLMNQHLQTGFREPEVLQIFCDTCEAVARLHQCKTPIIHRDLKVENILLHDRGHYVLCDFGSAINRSQNPQTEGVAAVEEEIKKYTTLSYRAPEMVNLYGGKVITSKADIWALGCLLYKLCYFTLPFGESQVAICDGSFTIPDNSRYSHDMHCLIRYMLEPDPDMRPDIYQVSYLAFKLARKECPVQNIHNSIIPTKLPEPIRASEAVAKKSQNKARLTDPIPTTETSIAPRQRPKAGQAQPIAGILPIQPALTPRKKANAPAGHGQPIGVNMASQSQVPVAQHQATPTPMQATPSPPQTTPQHAQLFVQQQNTAFFTAQQQHSTQTSVLPAQTVASSSTPVSTQSKPKNRAPPPPIHHPQTNRLALSSAPQTKTKATAPVPPTECSRSNSIDGDITATLSAQPKTKAMAPPPPTSHASTLPPPKTTSAPSADSEVDPEQRSVGGSRGVHKVGSLTPPSSPKTAPKGGHRRILSDVTHSTIFGVPVSKSTQLLQAAAAEANLNKSKSASTTPSGSPCSSQQSVYQSGDASGPSVGAPASWNPFGDDNFSKLTAEELLNKDFAKLDANTAERSCPENLISGLQSTSSNKGFLQGGEKLIEGLKSPEPSSSLILPDLPLNDPFSPADCSHAGMDSLIPGLDPLQTDPGSAALPESLVGRDSLLDGPLLSHPSTGGLILASSPSSLPTPSTDHFTSSALSSGQFHQATDPALQALSGFQSSETGDQSSDNQFDPIPVLISKGSSQEPRSVSDGYGSHLEGGDQEDPAEEGCLHSSDEEDGEKEGGRSQVSGEETPSLDCSGSRPLLQDSDDDDDQSPASSRNLQMSSQSEGPSLAPQSRSSQGTDASADVFSKAPFGIGQDQDVDVFANAPFPRLPAQPQQPDIFLQAPFGRKKEASGKVYTNPAAQPRFLHPHPGSSLDQSILGQVSPLPFRPQALSKYSRHYEDPVNTDTDHSLASDGTSADPFVSAPFHLKGRLDKR; encoded by the exons GTGGTTTCGCTATCGTGTTTCTGGTGAGGACCCATCAGGGCGTCCGTTGCGCGCTCAAGAGAATGTATGTCAACAATGAACATGACCTTCAAGTATGCAAGAGGGAAATTCAGATTATG AGGGACCTCGTGGGTAACAAAAACATCGTTGGGTTTATGGACTCCAGCATCACGGCAGTAGGTTCAGGAGACGTTTGGGAAGTTCTCATATTGATGGACTTCTGTCGAG GTGGGCAGGTTGTGAACCTGATGAACCAGCACCTGCAGACTGGATTCAGAGAGCCGGAGGTGCTGCAGATCTTCTGTGACACGTGTGAAGCCGTCGCTCGGCTACATCAGTGCAAAACTCCCATCATCCACCGGGACCTTAAA gtGGAGAACATCTTGCTGCATGACAGAGGACATTATGTCTTATGTGATTTTGGCAGCGCTATCAACCGCTCCCAGAATCCACAAACAGAAGGTGTGGCGGCTGTAGAAGAAGAAATCAAGAA GTACACTACTCTTTCATACCGGGCCCCAGAAATGGTCAATCTATATGGAGGCAAAGTTATCACTAGTAAAGCAGATATATGG GCTCTGGGCTGCTTGTTGTACAAGTTGTGTTATTTCACATTGCCGTTTGGAGAGAGTCAGGTGGCCATCTGTGACGGCAGCTTTACCATCCCAGACAACTCCCGCTACTCACACGACATGCACTGTCTCATCC GTTATATGCTGGAGCCAGACCCTGACATGAGACCAGATATCTACCAGGTGTCATACTTGGCCTTTAAACTGGCGCGGAAAGAGTGCCCAGTACAGAATATCCAC AATTCAATAATTCCAACAAAACTCccggagccaatcagagcgagTGAAGCCGTGGCCAAGAAGAGTCAAAACAAAGCCCG GCTCACTGATCCAATCCCTACAACCGAGACGTCCATAGCACCACGGCAGCGGCCCAAGGCTGGCCAAGCTCAACCCATCGCAGGCATCCTGCCCATCCAGCCAGCCCTCACTCCTCGTAAAAAAGCCAACGCACCTGCAGGACACGGCCAGCCAATCG GTGTTAACATGGCTTCCCAATCACAGGTTCCTGTCGCTCAGCATCAAGCCACGCCCACTCCAATGCAGGCCACTCCCTCTCCACCCCAGACCACACCCCAACATGCACAACTTTTTGTGCAGCAGCAAAACACAGCCTTCTTTACTGCTCAACAG CAGCACTCAACGCAGACCTCTGTCTTACCTGCTCAAACGGTTGCATCATCCTCCACCCCTGTTTCTACACAGTCTAAGCCTAAGAACAGGGCACCCCCTCCGCCCATACACCACCCTCAAACCAACCGTCTCGCATTATCATCAGCCCCACAGACAAAAACCAAAGCAACGGCCCCGGTCCCGCCTACAGAGTGCTCACGTAGTAACAGTATAGATGGCGATATCACTGCGACCTTGTCTGCCCAACCTAAAACCAAAGCTATGGCACCTCCACCCCCCACATCACACGCCTCCACCCTCCCTCCACCTAAAACCACCTCAGCACCATCCGCTGACTCTGAAGTGGACCCAGAGCAGAGG TCTGTTGGCGGAAGTCGTGGAGTGCATAAAGTCGGCTCCTTGACTCCACCCTCTTCTCCCAAGACCGCCCCAAAAGGAGGCCACAGACGAATTCTGAGTGATGTCACACACAGCACCATATTTGGAGTTCCTGTGAGCAAGTCCACTCAACTGCTTCAAGCTGCTGCTGCAGAGGCCAACCTCAACAAGTCCAA GTCAGCTAGCACCACTCCTTCTGGTTCCCCATGTTCATCACAGCAGAGTGTTTATCAGTCAGGGGATGCTTCGGGACCCTCGGTTGGAGCCCCTGCATCCTGGAACCCCTTCGGCGATGACAATTTCTCTAAACTCACAGCGGAAGAGCTACTCAACAAGGACTTTGCCAAACTGGATG CTAACACAGCCGAGAGATCCTGCCCTGAAAATCTGATTTCTGGGTTGCAGTCCACGTCTTCAAATAAAGGCTTTCTCCAGGGAGGAG AGAAGTTGATCGAGGGTTTGAAGTCTCCAGAGCCCTCTTCCTCCCTGATTCTCCCTGACCTTCCCTTGAATGACCCCTTCAGCCCTGCAGACTGTAGTCATG CTGGGATGGATTCTCTAATCCCTGGTCTGGATCCTCTACAGACTGATCCTGGGTCAGCTGCACTACCAG AATCTTTGGTTGGACGGGATTCTCTCTTGGACGGGCCTCTCCTCTCCCACCCCTCCACTGGGGGTCTGATACTGGCCTCTTCCCCCTCGTCTCTCCCCACACCATCTACGGACCACTTTACCTCTTCTGCTTTGAGTAGCGGACAGTTCCACCAGG CCACTGATCCAGCTCTCCAGGCTCTCTCAGGCTTCCAGTCCTCTGAGACTGGGGACCAAAGCTCCGATAACCAGTTTGACCCAATTCCAGTGCTTATCTCCAAAGGCTCCAGCCAAG AACCCAGAAGCGTGAGCGATGGATACGGATCACATTTGGAGGGAGGTGACCAGGAGGACCCTGCGGAGGAGGGCTGTCTTCATTCCAGCGACGAAGAAGATGGAGAAAAAGAAGGAGGGAGGTCACAGGTGAGCGGCGAAGAAACGCCAAGTCTGGACTGCAGTGGCTCCAGGCCGCTACTTCAAGACTCGGACGACGATGACGACCAAAGTCCGGCGTCTTCCAGAAACCTCCAGATGTCTTCCCAATCCGAGGGACCCTCGCTGGCTCCTCAGAGCCGCTCTTCACAAGGCACGGATGCAAGCGCCGACGTCTTCTCCAAAGCTCCGTTTGGAATCGGACAGGACCAAGACGTGGATGTGTTCGCCAATGCGCCGTTTCCTCGTCTTCCGGCTCAGCCTCAGCAGCCCGATATTTTCCTCCAGGCGCCCTTTGGTAGAAAGAAGGAGGCTTCTGGGAAGGTTTACACCAATCCGGCGGCCCAGCCGAGATTTTTACACCCCCATCCAGGTTCTTCTCTTGACCAGAGCATCCTCGGCCAAGTGAGCCCCCTGCCCTTTCGACCCCAGGCACTTTCTAAGTATTCCAGACACTACGAAGACCCTGTGAACACGGACACTGACCACAGCCTGGCGTCTGATGGGACGTCCGCTGACCCCTTCGTCTCGGCACCCTTCCATCTTAAGGGCCGTCTCGATAAACGCTGA